Genomic segment of Pseudothermotoga hypogea DSM 11164 = NBRC 106472:
AATTTTCAAAAGCGATCGAGGATGCCGTTGAGTCGTACGCAACTGTGATCTACAAAGGTGACAATGTCGATGAAGCGATGGAAAAACTGAAGAAAAACAACGGTTCTGCTCTGCTCATCGTGCAGGAAGATTTCACCGAGAAGCTGACTTCCAACCAGCAGGCGAAGGTCAAGGTAGTCTCGATCCTGAAAGGTCTGGGCATCATGGATACCGTGCAGTCCGAGGTCTTCAAGGAGTTTCTGGGAGCTTTGGAACACCAGATGGTTCTCACCTTGCTGACGAAGTACGGCGTGGAGAATCCGAACTTCGTGCTCGATCCCATCGACAGAGAGGAGGCGACGGTGTACTTGAGTAAGGTTCTGGAAGGGATGTCCCCGTCACAACTGTTGAATTACCTCTCCAACAGGTGGCTCATCGTTTCCATCGTCGTCATGATGCTGATCATCATGTCTGGAAGCACCGTAATCTCTTCTTTGGGACTCGAGAAGGAGAACAAAACGCTCGAAACGCTTTTGACGATGCCCGTGGCGAGAAGTCACATAATATTGGCGAAGATCTTGGCTGCCACGATCGCAGGCCTCGTCATGGCTGGCATATACATGGTCGGTTTCAGTCTATACATGAGATCTTTCGAAATTCCGGCGTCGGCGGGGATAGATCTCGGCACAAGCGTCGTCGATTATATGTTCGTTGCGTTGTCCATGTTCTCAACGTTGTTGTGTGGTATAAGCCTCGCCATGTTGTTGGGACTGATTTCGAAAGACTTCAAGAGCGCGCAGACGTTGACCTTTCCACTCGTCGCACTGGCCGTCTTCAGCATGCTCTTGACCATGTTCAAAGACCTTTCAACGATGCCCACTGCCCTGAAGATCGTCGTCTTCGCGATTCCTTTCACCCATGCGATGACTTCGGTGAGGAACGTTCTTTTCGACAACTATTCATTGTTGATCTACGGCAGTCTTTACAACTTCGCCCTCGCCGCCGTTCTGTTGACCATCAACGTGAAGATCTTCAACAGCGACAGTCTTATCACCGGGGTGAAATTCGTCAGGAGGGGTTTGATCCGCAGGTTCACTTCACCCTGATCAGCTGAAATTCGTCGACCCAGCCCCAGTTTCCAGCTTTGCCTTTCACACGAAGGCTGATTTTGACAACTCTGCTCGTGATCCTTACCTCTAAGACAGGATGGTTCCACTGGAGCCATCCTCTGTTTTCTATTCTCACAGACGCTCTTTCACCACCATGCTCGCTGATCGATAGTTCAACCTCATCTCCACCACTGCCCTGGATCCACATCGAGAGTTTGTATGTTCCTTCGGGAAGATCCCGTACGATCTGGTACATTTCGAATTCGAAGGGCTTGTCGAGCCAATAGTTCACGGCATACACACCGTGGTGCGCATTCTGTGGAGGATTCGCACGCACAACTTTGACCGACTGCTTGTTGCCTTCGACGATCCATGGTTCGAAGTTGCCCGTCTCGAAGCTCCAGTTAGAAAGATAGTTCGTCGGCTCCTTGATCAACAGTTTGGCTTCAACGGTGGAGTCGTAATCAAGAATCTTTCCCACTATTCGATGTTCCCCCACTTGCTTCAGTTCCTCTTCTTCTACTTGCCAAACCACACGAACGGACCTCAAAGAATCGTCCGAAAAGAGTGCTTGAACTTTCTGGGGAAGTTCCATCCTCTCGCCCACGATCGATTCCAAACTCACAGGGAACACTCGAACGAGCTCAGCCTTCTCTTCGAGCAATTCTTCGTAGTTGCGGAAGATCTTCAAAGTCTCAAGCGCGTTACCCTGAAAATCGAAAAGCGTCTGGTTCTCCCAAGGGTTTCCTTCACCAGTTTTCCAACCGGCCCCTTTCACTGGGATCCACGCACCCTCCCAGTAGAAAAGACCCAATCCTCTAGCTTCGGGTACTTGTTTCAAAACTCTGATCAGGTCTCTGAGAAAACTCATCTGTCCTCGAACGGTCGCCAAATAACCTGCCGTCCATTGGAGACTTTCGTCACCGAAGATGTTCGCATGACCATCTGCATCCTGCAACGTCCATGGGTACGCCGTCTCGACGACGAGCACATCTTTTCTGTAACGTTGTGAGACATCGTTCAGATTGAAGCTCAACTCTTCCAACGTACCGTGCCAGTAAGGATAGTAGGAAACTCCGATGATGTCGAAGTCAACGTCTCTTTTGACAAGTTCGTCGAAGAACCATCTGAACAGTGAGTTGTTTCCACCCTCGGCCAGGTGAACCACGATGGGAACGTTTGGATCGAAATCTCGTACCGCCTTCACCGCAGCTTTGAGCAGTGCTGTGAAACCGTCGAAACCACCCGCGTTGGGACCAGATATCTGACCGTCGGGCCAGAGAAAGCCGTTGTTCAGTTCGTTACCCACCTGCACCATGTCCACATGAACGTCTCGCTCTTTCATGTACTCGAGCACGAACTTCGTGTAGTCGTACAGCGCCTTCTGTAGATCTTCACCGTGAAGATCGTTCCACGCCTTCGGCTTGTTCTGCTTGCCAGGGTCTGCCCACCAATCACTGTAATGAAAATCTACCAAGACCTTCAAACCATACTTCTTTGCCTTGGCAGCCAAGTCGGTCATGTTCTCGTGGTTGCAGTTCCCACCGCCCAAGTTCGTTGGATCGTTCCAAATTCGGAGTCTGACCCAGTTCACGCCGTAACCTTTCAGGATCTGAAGACAGTCTATCTCTACTCCGGCGTCGTAGAATCGCCCACCGAGCCTTTCGATTTCGTACAGCATCGAAACATCGACACCAAAGATGAAAGGTTTTTCAGAAGCGAAGACCAGGCTTGAGAGCATCAAGACTATCACACCCACCTTCCATAGACCCTTCATTCCTTCACCGCCCCTCTCGTCAGTCCGCTCACGAGGTATCGTTGCATTGCCAAGAACAGTATCACCATGGGTAACATGCCGAGCAACGCGGCAGCAGTGAACAAACCCCATTCCGTTTCGTACGGTCCCACGGCGAAGGATTGTAGACCGAGTGCGTAGGTGTAGTTTCGAACGTTCTGAAGCACGATCCTTGCAACCACGTACTCGTTGAAAGTACCTATGAAGGTCAGAAGGAAGACCACGACGAGTATGGGTCTTGCAAGTGGAAGAACGATCATGTAGAAACTCTGGAACTTGGTGGCGCCGTCGACTATCGCAGCCTCTTCGAGCGAGGCAGGTATCAGGTCGTAGAAGCCTTTGATCAAATAAACGTTGTAAGCGATGTTCGTCAGATAGGCCAATGCGAGACCACCTATGGTGTCTATGCCGAGGAAGGGTACGAACTTTCCAAGGAAGTTGAGCAGGTTGTAGATCGCGATCATGAATATCACGCCGGGGAACATCTGGATCAAAAGAAAGCTCAGTATACCATACCTCCTGCCGACGAAACGCATCCTGCTGAACGGATACGCGGCCGTGGCGCAAACGAAGGTCGTGATGAGTGCGACGATCGTGGAAACGACTATCGAGTTGAGCACCCACCAGCCAAAATAGTGCTTCATCTTCTCCTTCCAGATCTGATCTATCCTGAAGAGCTGTTTGTCCACGTTGCGGAACAACTTCTGTGCTTCGGGAAAGAGGGAGAGTTTCATCAGAGTACCTGCTCGGCGCGAAACCACCGCGAGGTCCGCACGAACCTTGTTCACGAAGTCGAGCTTCACCAAATCGAGCAACCTTGTCAGATGCTCCGAG
This window contains:
- a CDS encoding ABC transporter permease, whose protein sequence is MFWNLLKKELREVLTVSSVISIVAMALIYAMIGKSVGSITEEVSKKLTVAVVNLDKGEFSKAIEDAVESYATVIYKGDNVDEAMEKLKKNNGSALLIVQEDFTEKLTSNQQAKVKVVSILKGLGIMDTVQSEVFKEFLGALEHQMVLTLLTKYGVENPNFVLDPIDREEATVYLSKVLEGMSPSQLLNYLSNRWLIVSIVVMMLIIMSGSTVISSLGLEKENKTLETLLTMPVARSHIILAKILAATIAGLVMAGIYMVGFSLYMRSFEIPASAGIDLGTSVVDYMFVALSMFSTLLCGISLAMLLGLISKDFKSAQTLTFPLVALAVFSMLLTMFKDLSTMPTALKIVVFAIPFTHAMTSVRNVLFDNYSLLIYGSLYNFALAAVLLTINVKIFNSDSLITGVKFVRRGLIRRFTSP
- a CDS encoding glycosyl hydrolase 53 family protein: MKGLWKVGVIVLMLSSLVFASEKPFIFGVDVSMLYEIERLGGRFYDAGVEIDCLQILKGYGVNWVRLRIWNDPTNLGGGNCNHENMTDLAAKAKKYGLKVLVDFHYSDWWADPGKQNKPKAWNDLHGEDLQKALYDYTKFVLEYMKERDVHVDMVQVGNELNNGFLWPDGQISGPNAGGFDGFTALLKAAVKAVRDFDPNVPIVVHLAEGGNNSLFRWFFDELVKRDVDFDIIGVSYYPYWHGTLEELSFNLNDVSQRYRKDVLVVETAYPWTLQDADGHANIFGDESLQWTAGYLATVRGQMSFLRDLIRVLKQVPEARGLGLFYWEGAWIPVKGAGWKTGEGNPWENQTLFDFQGNALETLKIFRNYEELLEEKAELVRVFPVSLESIVGERMELPQKVQALFSDDSLRSVRVVWQVEEEELKQVGEHRIVGKILDYDSTVEAKLLIKEPTNYLSNWSFETGNFEPWIVEGNKQSVKVVRANPPQNAHHGVYAVNYWLDKPFEFEMYQIVRDLPEGTYKLSMWIQGSGGDEVELSISEHGGERASVRIENRGWLQWNHPVLEVRITSRVVKISLRVKGKAGNWGWVDEFQLIRVK